ATTTAATTAATAATGCAAATTTAAGAACTAAAGACCTTGCAAACTTGTGCCTTTAGTTACAGGTTTATATTTTTTTTAGTTTTATTTTTTTAAAGTCTAATTCAACATTTCCTTTTTTCTCAAAATCCTTTAAGGTTCTTGAAACGACCTCTCTAGTTGAACCAATTTCGTTGGCTAGTTTATTATGGGAAATGTTAATTGTGTCTGATTTTGTCTTTTCAGAGACCTTTCTAAGAAACTCTAGCAGTCGCTCATCTACTTTTTTGAAAGCCAGCTTATGAATACAGTCAAGTAAATTTTCATACTTCCCAATAAGAGTTTCGCTCATAAATTTCTGCCATGAGTGATATTTTTTCCATTCTTTGAGATTGCTTAAAGGTATTTTAAGAATTGTAGCGGTATCACTGACTACAATAGCATTGACCAAAGCTTGATATTGTTTTTCAATAGCCACTATAGAATAAGCACAAGTTTCGAATTTACCGATTTTGTATAGAGTTACTTGTTTATTATCAGATTCATGCCAAACCCTAATCTTTCCTTCTAGAACTATGATGAACCATTTAATAAATTGGCCTTCTCTAATTACTACATCATTTTTATGAATGGTTTCAATAATGGAAGAAGAAAATATTTCTGATTGTAGGTCACTATCCGAAAAATTATGGAAATCTATTAAATGCTTTAAGTCAGTTAGCAGTTTCATGTTCAAGGAATTATCATCAAAAATAGTTAAAAAAATGTATTTAAAAAAGGCTTAAATATTTTTCATAATAATCTCTGCTCTGATAATTAAGTATTGGTAAAAATGAATCTTTTGGTATAGAGAAAAAAACAGATGAGTTTCGATCTTCATTTTTATGATTAATCACTTTGTGGTTTGTTGCCATGATTTCAGCATTGCTTATACATTCCATTAGATAGCCATAAAATCCAATAATTTTATTTGTGGATGGAATTTCTTCCCATTTTCCTTCATTGTTTTGCAATACTAAGCCTTCTTTAATTCCATATGGGAAAATGCTAAAAAGGGACACGTCTTTATGCTCGGATAAGCGTATAATTTCATTTTTGTTTTCAATTTTTGGATAAAAATTAGTCGACACCATATGCTTTATATAATTCGAATGAAATGTTCTAATTGGTATGTTATTTACTAATTGAAGCATATCGATTACTTTCTCTTCAATATGTCTCACCAACTTGATGGTTTTTTTAAAAGAGTGCTCTAAATAGTGTTTAAATTCTTTGGGGTATTTATTGGTCTTGTGGAACTCAGAAAATACAAATGAATGAAGTAAATCATGAGGGTATTGGTTTGTACTGTCTTTTTGCCCTATGTAAGAATACCCATCAAAGCCATAATTATAATGCTTTTGTAGAAATTTTCCCTTGTAGTAGTCATCTTTTTGTATAAAATCAATGAATAATTTTTCAATAGGGTCTTTTTCTATGGGTTGATTTGTTTGAAAATATCCATTTTTTAGCTCTATTTGCATATTCATTTTATTGGAATTTTGGAGTTATTTTCTATCATAGAAGTTTTTGCAGTTATTTTTGGACTGATATACATATGGCTGTTAATTAAAGAGAGAATTGAGTGTTGGATTTTTGGCATATTGGGCTCTTTATTAAGCATCTTTTTATTCGTCCATACTAAGTTGTATTCTGAGGCTATATTGTATTCTTATTATGTATTTATGGGGTTCTATGGCTATTATTTATGGAATCGGAAAGGAAAAGACGACTCCCTTTTAAGAATTAGTGATGTGAATCCAATCAATCATGTCTATTATATTTTATCATCTTGTGCAATAGCACTTTCTTTGGCTTGGTTTTTCAATGCTTATACAGATGCGGAGCGTCCATATATCGATGCCTTCACTACTATTTTTAGTTTTCTTGCTACCTTTCTTGAAGCAAAAAAGATTTTATCTACTTGGAAATATTGGATAGTTATTAATGGAGTTACTATTGGGCTTTATATTGACAAAGGATTAGATCTTTATGCCGGTCTTATCTTAGTGTATTTTATTATGTCTTTTGTAGGGTATTTCAAATGGAAAAACCTTATGGCTTAGTTATTTTCCATGGCATTGTTTGAATTTTTTCCCACTTCCACACGGACATGGTTCATTTCTTCCTACTTTTTGCTCAACTCTAACAGGTTGTACTTTTGGTTTAGGTTTTGAGCCTTGATTTGAGCCTCCACCGCCAATATCTTGCCTTCCGGTTTGAAGATTTTCTTGACTTTGTTGTTGCTCTTGCTTTACATTTGTCTGTTCAGGTAGGTTTGCCTTTGTTAGGAAAGATACGATATCCTTATTAACCTGTTCCATCATTTGCTTGAAGAGGTTGAAGGACTCAAACTTATAGATAAGCAGTGGGTCTTTTTGCTCATAAGTAGCATTTTGAACAGATTGCTTTAGGTCATCTAATTCTCTTAAGTTCTCTTTCCACGAACTATCGATAATGGTAAGAGTTACCCCTTTTTCAATGGATAGTGGAATGTTTCCGCCTTCTGTTTCGTAGGCTTCTTTGAGGTTGGTAACAACTTGTAAGGTCTTTAATCCGTCAGTAAATGGAATTACAATATTTTCATAGGTTCCCGACTGTTTTTCAAAAACATCTTTTATTACTGGATACGTCTTTTTGCCAATTACAGAGTTTTTGATTTTGTAATTTTCAATTGAAGCTTGGTATATTTTTTCAGTTAATTGATCTGAAGTCAATTGCTTAAAATCTTCTTCATCAACTGGACATTCAATACTTAGGAATCGGATTAGTTCTAATTTAAAGCCGTCAAAGTCTTGTATTGATTGGTATTCAGTAGCAATACTTTCGCAAGTATCGTATATCATATTATCAATATCAACCGCTAATCGATCTCCAAATAAAGCGTGCTTTCTCTTTTTATAGATTACAGTACGTTGGGCGTTCATAACATCATCGTATTCTAGCAATCGTTTACGAATTCCAAAGTTATTTTCTTCAACTTTTTTCTGTGCTCTTTCGATAGATTTGGTAATCATAGAGTGTTGAATTACCTCACCTTCTTCTAAGCCCATTCGGTCCATCATTTTAGCAATTCTATCCGAACCAAACAGTCGCATTAAGTTATCTTCAAGAGAAACAAAAAATTGAGAGGAGCCAGGGTCTCCTTGTCGACCAGCACGACCTCTAAGCTGTCTGTCTACACGTCTTGAATCATGACGTTCTGTACCAATAATTGCTAAACCACCATTTCCTTTTACTTCGTTACTCAACTTAATGTCGGTTCCACGACCTGCCATATTTGTGGCGATAGTAACGTTTCCTGCTTTTCCTGCTTCTGCTACAATGTCAGCCTCTTTCTGGTGTAGTTTAGCGTTAAGAACATTGTGCTTAATATTTTTCATGGTGAGCAATCGACTCAAAAGTTCAGAAATCTCAACAGATGTTGTACCTACTAAAATAGGACGCCCTTGCTTACTGAGTTCTACAATTTCCTCAATTACAGCATTATACTTTTCACGGGCTGTTTTATAAACTTTATCTTCTTTATCATCACGTTGTATTGGTCGATTTGTTGGAATAACTACAACATCTAATTCGTA
The window above is part of the Flavobacteriales bacterium genome. Proteins encoded here:
- a CDS encoding nicotinamide mononucleotide transporter, which gives rise to MELFSIIEVFAVIFGLIYIWLLIKERIECWIFGILGSLLSIFLFVHTKLYSEAILYSYYVFMGFYGYYLWNRKGKDDSLLRISDVNPINHVYYILSSCAIALSLAWFFNAYTDAERPYIDAFTTIFSFLATFLEAKKILSTWKYWIVINGVTIGLYIDKGLDLYAGLILVYFIMSFVGYFKWKNLMA
- a CDS encoding Crp/Fnr family transcriptional regulator, giving the protein MKLLTDLKHLIDFHNFSDSDLQSEIFSSSIIETIHKNDVVIREGQFIKWFIIVLEGKIRVWHESDNKQVTLYKIGKFETCAYSIVAIEKQYQALVNAIVVSDTATILKIPLSNLKEWKKYHSWQKFMSETLIGKYENLLDCIHKLAFKKVDERLLEFLRKVSEKTKSDTINISHNKLANEIGSTREVVSRTLKDFEKKGNVELDFKKIKLKKI